GCCCGCGAAATTCTGCGCCACAGTGCGGGCGAAAATGTCGGGACTGGTTCCGATGTCGTAGCCGGCGGCCATGACGATCACGATCCCGGCGTCCACCGCTCGTTGCACCGCAGCGAGCGTGTCCGTAGTCGGCGCTTCGCCTGCCAGTGACAGGTTGATGACCTTGGCGCCTGCAGTGCGCGCGGCGTCGATACCCTTCGCAATCGCGGCCTGGTCGAAGGAGCAGCCGTCGGTCGTGGTGCAGGAACGCGGCGTGTCGGCGCGGACCGCGACGATCGTCGAATCGAAGGCGACGCCGTGCATGTCGACGTCATTCTTCGCAGCGGCGGCGATCGCGCTGACCATGGTGCCATGGCCGTCGTCGTCACCCATGCCGCGGGTGCCGGAGATGTCGACGCTCCCCGCATCGAGCTTACCGCTGAATTCGCTGAGCGAGGCGTTCAGGCCCGTGTCGATAATGCCGATCTTGACGCCCTTGCCGGTCGCACCGGCGTTGTAGGCAGACATCGCGCTTGCCGCGACGGCTGCGGTAGAGGCCCGGTATTCCGCCGTGTCGAACGAGGTCGACGGAGTGGGAGTCGGGGTCGGTGACGGGGTCGGAGTCGGTGTTGGTGTCGGGGACGGCGTTGGAGTCGACGTTGGCGGAGCAGGCGTAGAACTTACGCCACCACCAGCACCGCCACATGCGCTCAACGCAAATGCGAGACCGAAAACGCTGCTCGAAACCAGATAACGCTTACTCATCACACGCCCTGCAAACTGAAATTGAAAGCAGGCGATCAGTCGCAGAACATGGTTTCGATCTTCTTAACCCTAAACGGGCGATTCAGTCCGCCGTGGAGGAAAAGCCTCACGCGTGACGTTTGCCTCTAGCGCCGCCCGAACCAGATCCTTGAAGGCTGCCTCGTCGATCTTGTCGCCTTCTCGAAAATCGATCGCCCGGCGAGTGTTGCCGTCAAGGCTGGAGTTGAAGAGCTTCTTCGGATCGTCGACCGAGGCGCCCTTCGCGAATGTAATCTTGACCTTATCCTTA
This portion of the Sphingomonas limnosediminicola genome encodes:
- a CDS encoding DUF1801 domain-containing protein, which translates into the protein MASDSDLIDAKIAELGGWRGEMLGRLRQLIRDADPEVVEEVKWRKPTNPSGVPVWSHRGIICTGETYKDKVKITFAKGASVDDPKKLFNSSLDGNTRRAIDFREGDKIDEAAFKDLVRAALEANVTREAFPPRRTESPV